The following are encoded together in the Chlorocebus sabaeus isolate Y175 chromosome 20, mChlSab1.0.hap1, whole genome shotgun sequence genome:
- the CRABP2 gene encoding cellular retinoic acid-binding protein 2 yields MPNFSGNWKIIRSENFEDLLKVLGVNVMLRKIAVAAASKPAVEIKQEGDTFYIKTSTTVRTTEINFKVGEEFEEQTVDGRPCKSLVKWESENKMVCEQKLLKGEGPKTSWTRELTNDGELILTMTADDVVCTRVYVRE; encoded by the exons atgcccaacttctCTGGCAATTGGAAAATCATCCGATCGGAAAACTTCGAGGATTTGCTCAAAGTGCTGG GGGTGAATGTGATGCTGAGGAAGATTGCTGTGGCTGCAGCGTCCAAGCCAGCAGTGGAGATCAAACAGGAGGGAGACACTTTCTACATCAAAACCTCCACCACCGTGCGCACCACAGAGATTAACTTCAAGGTTGGGGAGGAGTTTGAGGAGCAGACTGTGGATGGGAGGCCCTGTAAG AGCCTGGTGAAATGGGAGAGCGAGAATAAAATGGTCTGTGAGCAGAAGCTCCTGAAGGGAGAGGGCCCCAAGACCTCGTGGACCAGAGAACTGACCAATGATGGGGAGCTGATCCTG ACCATGACGGCGGATGATGTTGTGTGCACCAGGGTCTACGTCCGAGAGTGA
- the NES gene encoding nestin translates to MEGCMGEESFQMWELNRRLEAYLGRVKALEEQNELLSAELGGLRAQSGDTSWRARADDELAALRALVDQRWREKHAAEVARDNLAEELEGVMGRCQQLRLARERTAEEVARNRRAVEAEKCARAWLSRQAAELERELEALRLAHEEERIGLNAQAACAPRCPAPPRGPPAPAPEVEELARRLGEAWRGAVRGYQERVAHMETSLGQARERLGRAVQGAREGRLELQQLQAERGGLQERRAALEQRLEGRWQERLRATEKFQLAVEALEQEKQGLQSQIAQVLEGRQQLAHLKMSLSLEVATYRTLLEAENSRLQTPGGGSKTSLSFPDPKLELQFPGTPEGRRLGSLLPVLSPTSLPSPLPATLETPVPAFLKNQEFLQARTPTLASTPIPPTPQAPSLATDAEIRAQDAPVSLLQAQGGRKQAPEPLQAEAKVAIPANVLPGPEEPGGQWQEAGTGQSPEDHASLAPPVSPDHSSLEAKDGESGGSRVFSICQEEGEGQIRGLVEKETAIEGKMVSSLQQEIWEEEDLNRKEIQDSQVPLEKETLKSLGEEIQESLKTLENQSHETLERENQESPRSLEEDLDTLKSLEKENKELLKDVEVVRPLEKEAVGLLKPIGKEDTQTLQPLQKENQELMKSLEGNLETFLFPGKENQELVSSLQENLESLTALEKKNQEPLRSLEVEDEEALRSLTKVNQEPLRSLEDENQEAFRPLEKENQEPLNTLEEEDQSIVRPLETENHTSLRSLEDDDQETLRTLEKETQQPQRPLGEEDQMTLRPPEKVDPEPLKSFDQEIARPLENENQELLKSLKEESVEAVKSLETELLQSLKSAGQENLETLKSPETEAPLWSLEEINQGTMKPLEIQEPLESVEVNQETLRLLEEENQEPLRSLGAWNPENLRSPEEVDKESQRNLEEEENLGKGENQESLRCLEEEGRELPQSADVQRWEDTVGKDQELFQESPAGMAGVENEDEAELNLREQDGFAGKEEVVEQGEANATEEVWIPGEGHPESPEPKEQRGLAEGASGKGGAEGLQDPEGQSQQVGAPGLQAPQGLPEAIEPLAEDEDVAPRGGQASPEVTLGSEPATGESAVGAEPGPRQEVGGLEDSGHLTREEVMEPPLEEESLEAKRVQGLEGPRKDPEEAGALGTELSELPRKSRDPWESPKSWEESEAEAPREAEEAFPAETLGHDGSDAPPPRPLGSEEAEKDVPPVLVSPSPTYTPILEDAPGPQPQAEGSQEASWGVQGRAEALGKVESEQEELGSGEIPKGLQEEGEESREESDEDELGETLPDSTPLGLYLRSPTSPKWDPTGEQRPPPQGKTGKEGWDPAALASKGLEAPPSEEEEGEEGEEECGRDSDLSEEFEDLGTEASFLPGVPGEVAEPLGQVPQLLLEPAAWDRDGESDGFADEEESGEEGEEDEEKGREPEAGRWGPGSSAGSLQALSSSQRGDFLESDSVGVSVPWDDSLRSAVAGAPMTALETESQDSAEPSGSEEESDPVSLEREDKVPGPLEVPGGMEDSGPGADIIGVNGQGPNLEEKSQHVNGGVMNGLEQSEEVGQGTLLVPEEDRGSPFQEEEGSALKTSWAGAPVHLGQGQFLKFTQREGDRESWSSGED, encoded by the exons ATGGAAGGCTGCATGGGGGAGGAGTCTTTTCAGATGTGGGAGCTCAATCGGCGCCTGGAGGCCTACCTGGGCCGGGTCAAGGCGCTGGAGGAGCAGAATGAGCTGCTCAGCGCCGAGCTCGGGGGGCTCCGGGCACAATCCGGGGACACCTCCTGGCGGGCGCGAGCCGACGATGAGCTGGCGGCCCTGCGGGCCCTCGTTGATCAGCGCTGGCGGGAGAAGCACGCGGCCGAGGTGGCGCGCGACAACCTGGCTGAAGAGTTGGAGGGCGTGATGGGCCGATGCCAGCAGCTGCGACTGGCCCGGGAGCGGACGGCGGAGGAGGTAGCCCGCAACCGGCGCGCCGTCGAGGCGGAGAAATGCGCCCGGGCCTGGCTAAGCAGACAGGCGGCAGAGCTGGAGCGCGAGCTAGAGGCTCTACGCCTGGCGCACGAGGAAGAGCGCATCGGCCTGAACGCACAGGCTGCCTGTGCCCCCCGCTGCCCCGCGCCGCCCCGCGGGCCTCCCGCGCCGGCCCCGGAGGTGGAGGAGCTGGCAAGGCGACTGGGCGAGGCGTGGCGCGGGGCAGTGCGCGGCTATCAGGAGCGCGTGGCGCACATGGAGACGTCTCTGGGCCAGGCCCGCGAGCGGCTGGGCCGGGCGGTGCAGGGTGCCCGCGAGGGCCGCCTGGAGTTGCAGCAGCTCCAGGCTGAGCGCGGAGGCCTCCAGGAGCGCAGGGCAGCGTTGGAACAGAGGTTGGAGGGCCGCTGGCAGGAGCGGCTGCGGGCTACTGAAAAGTTCCAG CTGGCTGTGGAGGCCCTGGAGCAGGAGAAACAGGGCCTACAGAGCCAGATCGCTCAGGTCCTGGAAGGTCGGCAGCAGCTGGCGCATCTCAAGATGTCCCTCAGCCTGGAGGTGGCCACGTACAG gACCCTCCTGGAGGCTGAGAACTCCCGGCTGCAAACACCTGGCGGTGGCTCCAAGACTTCCCTCAGCTTCCCGG ACCCCAAGTTGGAGCTGCAATTCCCTGGGACCCCAGAGGGCCGGCGTCTTGGATCTTTGCTCCCAGTCCTGAGCCCaacttccctcccctcacccttgCCTGCTACCCTTGAGACACCTGTGCCAGCCTTTCTTAAGAACCAAGAATTCCTCCAGGCCCGTACCCCTACCTTGGCCAGCACCCCCATCCCACCCACACCTCAGGCACCCTCTCTTGCTACAGATGCAGAGATCAGAGCCCAGGATGCTCCTGTCTCTCTGCTCCAGGCACAGGGTGGGAGGAAACAGGCTCCAGAGCCCCTGCAGGCTGAAGCCAAGGTGGCCATTCCTGCCAACGTCCTGCCTGGACCAGAGGAGCCTGGGGGCCAGTGGCAAGAGGCCGGTACAGGCCAGTCCCCAGAGGACCATGCCTCCTTGGCCCCACCTGTCAGCCCTGACCACTCCAGTTTAGAGGCTAAGGATGGAGAATCCGGTGGGTCTAGAGTGTTCAGCATATGCCAAGAGGAAGGTGAAGGACAAATACGGGGGTTGGTAGAGAAAGAAACAGCCATAGAGGGTAAAATGGTGAGCAGCTTACAGCAGGAAATATGGGAAGAAGAGGATCTAAACAGGAAGGAAATCCAGGACTCCCAGGTTCCTTTGGAAAAAGAAACCCTGAAGTCTCTGGGAGAGGAGATTCAAGAGTCACTGAAGACTCTGGAAAACCAGAGCCATGAGACATTAGAAAGGGAGAATCAAGAATCTCCGAGGTCTTTAGAAGAAGACTTAGATACACTAAAAAgtctagaaaaggaaaataaagagctATTAAAGGATGTGGAGGTAGTGAGACCTCTAGAAAAAGAGGCTGTAGGCCTACTTAAGCCTATAGGAAAAGAGGACACACAGACATTGCAACCCCTGCAAAAGGAGAATCAAGAACTAATGAAATCTCTTGAAGGTAATCTAGAGACGTTTTTATTTCCAGGAAAGGAAAATCAAGAATTAGTAAGTTCTCTGCAAGAGAACTTAGAGTCATTGACAGCTCTGGAAAAGAAGAATCAAGAGCCACTGAGATCTCTAGAAGTAGAGGATGAGGAGGCACTGAGATCTCTGACAAAGGTGAATCAGGAACCCCTGAGGTCTCTTGAAGATGAGAACCAAGAGGCCTTTAGACCTCTGGAAAAAGAGAACCAGGAACCACTGAACACTCTAGAAGAAGAGGACCAGAGTATTGTGAGGCCTCTAGAAACAGAGAATCACACATCACTGAGGTCTTTAGAAGACGACGACCAAGAAACACTGAGAACTCTTGAAAAAGAGACTCAACAGCCACAGAGGCCTCTAGGGGAAGAGGATCAGATGACATTAAGACCCCCAGAAAAAGTGGATCCAGAACCACTGAAGTCTTTTGACCAGGAGATAGCTAGACCTCTTGAAAATGAGAATCAAGAGTTATTAAAGTCACTCAAAGAAGAGAGTGTAGAGGCAGTAAAATCTTTAGAAACAGAGCTCCTACAATCACTGAAGTCTGCAGGACAAGAGAACCTGGAAACATTGAAATCTCCAGAAACTGAGGCACCACTGTGGTCTCTAGAAGAAATAAATCAGGGGACAATGAAACCTCTAGAAATTCAAGAACCACTGGAGTCTGTGGAAGTGAACCAAGAGACATTGAGACTCCTAGAAGAGGAGAATCAGGAACCATTGAGATCTCTGGGAGCATGGAACCCGGAGAATTTGAGATCTCCAGAGGAGGTAGACAAGGAAAGTCAAAGGAAtctggaagaggaagagaacctggggaagggagagaaccAAGAGTCACTGAGGTGTCTGGAGGAGGAGGGACGGGAGCTGCCGCAGTCTGCAGAtgtgcagaggtgggaagatacGGTGGGAAAGGACCAAGAACTGTTTCAGGAAAGCCCCGCTGGGATGGCTGGAGTGGAAAATGAGGATGAGGCAGAGCTGAACCTGAGGGAGCAGGATGGCTTCGCTGGGAAGGAGGAGGTGGTAGAGCAGGGAGAGGCGAATGCCACAGAGGAGGTCTGGATCCCAGGCGAGGGGCACCCAGAGAGCCCTGAGCCCAAAGAGCAGAGAGGCCTAGCTGAGGGAGCTAGTGGGAAGGGAGGGGCTGAGGGCCTCCAGGACCCCGAAGGACAATCACAACAGGTGGGGGCCCCAGGCCTCCAAGCTCCCCAGGGGCTGCCAGAGGCGATAGAGCCCCTGGCGGAAGATGAGGATGTGGCCCCACGGGGTGGCCAAGCTTCCCCAGAGGTCACGTTGGGGTCAGAGCCTGCCACGGGTGAGTCTGCTGTGGGAGCTGAGCCAGGCCCAAGGCAGGAGGTGGGAGGGCTGGAGGACTCAGGCCATCTGACCAGGGAAGAGGTGATGGAACCACCCCTGGAAGAGGAGAGTTTGGAGGCAAAGAGGGTTCAGGGCTTGGAAGGGCCTAGAAAGGACCCAGAGGAGGCAGGTGCTCTGGGGACAGAGCTCTCCGAGTTGCCCAGGAAGAGTAGAGACCCTTGGGAGTCTCCCAAGAGTTGGGAGGAGTCAGAGGCTGAGGCCCCTAGGGAAGCAGAGGAGGCATTCCCTGCTGAGACCCTGGGCCACGATGGAAGTGATGCCCCTCCACCTCGGCCCCTGGGGTCAGAGGAAGCTGAGAAGGATGTACCACCAGTGCTGGTCTCCCCCAGCCCAACGTACACCCCAATCCTGGAAGATGCCCCTGGGCCCCAGCCTCAGGCTGAAGGGAGCCAGGAGGCTAGCTGGGGGGTGCAGGGGAGGGCTGAGGCCCTGGGGAAAGTAGAGAGTGAGCAGGAGGAGTTGGGTTCTGGGGAGATTCCCAAGGGCCTccaagaggagggggaggagagcaGAGAAGAGAGTGATGAGGATGAGCTGGGGGAGACTCTTCCCGACTCCACTCCCCTGGGCCTCTACCTCAGGTCCCCCACTTCCCCCAAGTGGGACCCCACTGGAGAGCAGAGGCCACCCCCTCAAGGGAAGACTGGAAAGGAGGGCTGGGATCCTGCTGCCCTGGCTTCCAAGGGCCTTGAGGCCCCACcctcagaagaggaggagggggaagagggagaagaagagtGTGGCCGTGACTCTGACCTGTCAGAGGAATTTGAGGACCTGGGGACTGAGGCATCTTTTCTTCCTGGGGTCCCTGGGGAGGTGGCAGAACCTCTAGGCCAGGTGCCTCAGCTGCTACTGGAGCCTGCAGCCTGGGATCGGGATGGGGAGTCTGATGGgtttgcagatgaggaagaaagtggggaggagggagaggaggatgaggagaaggggagggagccAGAGGCTGGGCGGTGGGGGCCAGGATCCTCTGCTGGCAGCCTCCAGGCCCTGAGTAGCTCCCAGAGAGGGGACTTCCTGGAGTCTGATTCTGTAGGTGTCAGTGTCCCCTGGGATGACAGCTtgaggagtgcagtggctggtgcCCCCATGACTGCcctggaaactgagtcccaggaCAGTGCTGAGCCTTCTGGCTCAGAAGAAGAGTCAGACCCTGTTTCCTTGGAGAGGGAGGACAAAGTCCCTGGCCCTCTGGAGGTCCCCGGTGGGATGGAGGACTCAGGCCCAGGGGCAGACATCATTGGTGTTAATGGCCAGGGTCCCAATTTGGAGGAGAAGTCACAGCATGTGAATGGGGGAGTGATGAACGGACTGGAGCAGTCTGAGGAAGTGGGGCAAGGGACGCTGCTCGTCCCTGAGGAAGACCGAGGGAGCCCCTttcaggaggaggaggggagtgcCCTGAAGACCTCTTGGGCAGGGGCTCCTGTTCACCTGGGCCAGGGTCAGTTCCTGAAGTTCACTCAGAGAGAAGGAGATAGAGAGTCCTGGTCCTCAGGGGAGGACTAG